The proteins below are encoded in one region of Chloracidobacterium sp.:
- a CDS encoding Mut7-C RNAse domain-containing protein, which translates to MEILTLQNPDIQHNCTVKKVDDKGKESVCNGHLREWLTPPDDLRAQLKPGETYYRCRRCGAVYRGPLRRHLRGVPITKTLVPQPPLPTQFPAATL; encoded by the coding sequence ATGGAAATCCTGACGTTACAAAACCCCGACATTCAGCACAACTGCACGGTCAAGAAGGTGGACGACAAGGGCAAAGAAAGTGTGTGCAACGGTCACTTGCGAGAGTGGTTGACGCCGCCCGACGACCTGCGCGCGCAGCTGAAGCCGGGCGAGACGTACTACCGCTGTCGGCGGTGCGGCGCAGTCTATCGCGGCCCACTGCGGCGGCATTTGCGCGGCGTCCCGATCACTAAAACCCTCGTTCCGCAGCCGCCGCTTCCAACCCAGTTCCCGGCGGCGACGCTATAG